The following are encoded in a window of Capillibacterium thermochitinicola genomic DNA:
- a CDS encoding CPBP family glutamic-type intramembrane protease codes for MSKLSRSIKIYIGLIITLAILAAISIFLPQGSFSPLMPEQELPASKPVLALANAAFMLILYGGLGFLGLILAQKLGFADLWDERLDNRQRFFLPALVGSAVGLFFILADTFLSQFHSLGPLPHPPFPASLVASAVAGIGEEVIFRLFFISFLVWLVSHVLLKKRWPNQIFWLVTLFSALAFAFGHVPSVMVIFGLNKFSQIPLVLMGEIILLNGILSFFAAYYFRKYGFLAAVGIHFWADLIWHVLWGAMS; via the coding sequence ATGAGCAAGTTGTCACGCTCAATCAAAATTTATATTGGTCTTATTATAACCCTTGCCATCCTGGCGGCGATCAGTATCTTTTTGCCCCAGGGTTCTTTCTCCCCGCTTATGCCGGAACAGGAACTTCCAGCTTCCAAACCGGTGCTCGCCCTGGCGAATGCCGCCTTTATGCTTATTCTCTATGGCGGCTTGGGCTTTCTGGGCTTAATACTCGCGCAAAAGCTTGGCTTTGCCGACCTTTGGGATGAGCGACTGGATAATAGGCAGAGGTTTTTCCTTCCGGCGCTTGTCGGGAGCGCCGTCGGGCTCTTTTTTATTTTGGCCGATACCTTTTTGAGCCAGTTTCATTCTCTGGGACCCCTCCCTCATCCGCCGTTTCCTGCTTCTTTGGTCGCTTCTGCCGTGGCCGGCATCGGTGAAGAGGTGATCTTCCGCTTATTCTTTATTTCCTTTTTAGTCTGGCTGGTTTCTCATGTGCTCCTGAAAAAAAGATGGCCGAATCAGATTTTTTGGCTGGTCACTCTCTTTTCGGCCCTGGCCTTTGCTTTCGGGCATGTCCCTTCGGTGATGGTGATTTTCGGTCTAAATAAGTTTAGTCAAATTCCCCTTGTGCTTATGGGTGAGATTATCCTTTTAAACGGGATTCTTTCCTTTTTTGCAGCTTATTACTTTAGAAAATATGGATTTCTGGCGGCCGTCGGGATCCATTTTTGGGCGGATCTAATCTGGCATGTTCTCTGGGGAGCAATGTCATAA
- a CDS encoding CPBP family intramembrane glutamic endopeptidase — MVGPLLLFQSFGYIFTEIFYDEDISGRGLGIDIVVIILLKAIVQTTLSEELFFRGLIGKRIAGKFGYLTGNITQAILFGLPHGLPFILVYEEYFFGLTLILTAGIVGYLQFWLNEKRADGSLFPSILTHSIANIASFLSKALG, encoded by the coding sequence ATGGTTGGCCCTCTTCTTTTGTTCCAATCCTTTGGCTATATCTTTACCGAAATCTTCTATGATGAAGACATAAGTGGCCGGGGCCTGGGGATTGACATTGTCGTTATTATCCTGCTTAAGGCTATCGTCCAAACCACCCTTTCTGAAGAGCTCTTTTTCCGTGGCCTCATTGGGAAAAGAATCGCCGGCAAGTTTGGATATTTGACAGGGAATATTACCCAAGCCATCCTGTTTGGTTTGCCTCACGGGTTACCTTTTATACTTGTTTATGAAGAGTATTTCTTTGGCCTGACGCTGATTCTGACCGCGGGGATAGTGGGTTATTTACAATTCTGGTTGAATGAAAAAAGGGCGGATGGAAGTTTATTTCCTAGCATCTTGACGCACAGTATCGCGAATATTGCTTCCTTTCTATCCAAGGCACTCGGTTAG
- a CDS encoding pepsin/retropepsin-like aspartic protease family protein, which produces MKKEIFILFGILLLTASLVGCRKEMSRSEWCNKYGFKEDEVFDIEIGNYGFPYIDTEINGHQIKMMYDTGNMVGISVSSEVAKQLGLTKVDEITLVDTAGLSLGRFGVYESEKVKVFGREFTGEKIYETFADDIDGLLPPSLLLEHRFTIDYKNKFIGISKNSFPENRIKKETFPLIVNPSQPGMPVIEGVVNGEKVLIQLDTGCSRTCVDEKLITKFNLPANAWGYEIKDVRLGSFQFRIKNAKKVSFAGINEGYPGPIMLCLGSDTISKVVFTVDYPNEKVILSE; this is translated from the coding sequence TTGAAAAAGGAAATATTTATTTTATTTGGGATATTGCTGCTAACCGCATCCCTGGTTGGATGTCGTAAAGAGATGTCGAGAAGTGAATGGTGTAATAAGTATGGGTTTAAGGAAGATGAAGTGTTTGATATTGAAATAGGGAACTATGGCTTTCCTTACATTGATACCGAAATAAACGGACATCAAATTAAGATGATGTACGATACGGGTAATATGGTAGGGATCTCTGTTTCTTCGGAGGTCGCAAAACAATTAGGATTAACCAAAGTCGATGAAATAACACTCGTTGATACTGCCGGGCTTTCTCTCGGAAGGTTTGGTGTTTATGAAAGTGAAAAAGTTAAAGTATTTGGCCGGGAATTTACCGGGGAAAAGATCTATGAAACTTTTGCGGATGATATTGATGGTCTCCTGCCACCTTCCTTATTGTTAGAACATAGATTTACAATTGATTACAAAAACAAATTTATAGGGATTTCGAAAAACAGTTTTCCTGAAAATAGGATAAAAAAAGAAACCTTCCCTTTGATTGTAAATCCATCACAACCCGGAATGCCAGTCATTGAAGGAGTCGTAAATGGAGAGAAAGTGCTTATACAGCTCGATACAGGCTGTAGCAGAACGTGTGTTGATGAAAAATTAATAACCAAGTTTAATTTACCGGCAAATGCATGGGGCTATGAGATTAAAGATGTAAGGCTCGGTTCTTTTCAGTTCCGTATTAAAAATGCAAAAAAGGTCAGTTTTGCCGGAATTAACGAAGGATATCCGGGTCCAATAATGCTTTGCCTTGGCTCCGATACCATTTCAAAAGTTGTCTTTACTGTTGATTATCCAAATGAAAAGGTGATTTTGAGCGAGTAA